The DNA window AGAAATCAGATGCCCTTGTTTATGGAAATGTTGGACAGACCTCAAATTTCTCCAATGAGAGAAAATAGCAGTGTCCTTGATGTTCTCTCAAACACAAATGTGTTGTCTGTGAATGGACCATCTTCACACCAGATCTTCGAATCAGATGAATTCAACAGCTTGTCAACAGAAAAGGAGGAGGAAAAGAGTATTACTCAGTTGAAGACTGTGCAGGACATTGACACTACAGGGATATGGGGTTTCGATGTGGAATCTTCCGAAAACTCAATGGATAATTATGAGGGTCCCCTAAGCTGGGACCCTCAGAGAGAATTCATGCAGTTTCTATGGGACAACCATGATGATTCTCCTGTGGAGGAGCCACCAAAGGCAGATCCTCCCCCAAACAGCCAAAGGAGGAGGAAACGCAAAATGGACATGGTGGTCATGGTAGATCCCTCAGAGGAACTTTACTCTGATTTGAGCCTCAAGTCAACAAAAGACATATTTGATGAGGAGGATCAAGAAGACCCTGTTCCCCTCAACAAGGTCCAATTATTAAGAAAAAGCTCCAAACCTCAATCACCGACAGCGAAGAAAGCCCAGTATCCCAATGGAACTGTAGAGGCCATCAAACAACTGATTTTCAGTGCGCCAGCAAGAAATCCACATGAGCAAAGCGTGGCTCACAAGCTTACGCCATTGAATGGGAAACCGCAGACAGACCCTTGTTCAGAGGAAGAGCCACTGTTTTTTCCTTGCACAAAGTGCAACATCAATTTCAAGGAGAAGAACCATTTGCACCGGCACATGAGGACTCACACAGATCCGCCCAGTCCTATCAACATGCCAAAGCCTTTTATATGCAGGGAGTGTGGACAGTCGTTCCGCTTTCGCAATGCCCTCCTTCGGCATATGACCATACaccaggagagaagggagagactcATGGAGGAGATCAAGGGCATGAATGAATTGAAGGATGAGGGCACAGATGCAAGGCTACAGTGCCCCCAGTGTGCTTTTGGAACAAATTGTCCAAATACTTTTATTCAACATGCTAAGACTCATGAGAAGGACAAGCGGTACTACGACTGTAAGAAGTGTAACTACATGGCTGTGACAGTGTTTGAACTTGAGAGACACATGAACAAAGAGCACGGTCTCTGTAAAAACCAGGAAGAGCCGCTGGAGAAACCCAGTGTGTTAAAGTCAAAGGAAGATGATGAAACGCATCATTCTTTCTCCTGTAACTGTTGTTCTTATGGCACCTCAAGCAAAAACGTATTCAAAAATCATCTTGCGATTCGTCATAATCAGACATACGAAGAATATGAAGCTTTGCAGTGTAGAGAAAGAAAGGAGTATGCACAACCACCTTCTGAGAAGCACCTCCCCATTAGGAAACCCCCAGTAGTAGATTCCTTTACTTCAGAGCTGACATCCAAATTCTCTGTAAAAAAACAGGCTTTCAGAAAAAGAACAGATTCCCCTTGTGATTCAAATGACATTTCCGATCTTTTCAAAAAGGATAAGATTGTTCACAGAGCACAAAGGGGATTCAAGTCTCAACCCACAGAGTCAAAACTTGACAAGTCAATAAATAATCTGCTGTCTCGACAAAGACGTGACAAGCAGAGGAATGAAAAAATAGATGTCACCACAGGTTTTTCTTTTATCGAGGACAGAAACGGGGACAACAATGATCATGATTTTGGAAGAACATTGTCAGGAATTTCAGAAAATCCTAATTCTTCCTCTAATAGCCACAAATGTTTATTGGCATCTAAGTTGGAGAATAATATATTAAATTCTGTCTGTGAAAAGGCCGTTATGAAAAAGTCCCCTTCCAAAAGAAAAATGTCCACCCCTTATCGCAATACTGTTGACCAGGACTCTTGCTTCATTTTACCCAAAAATTTGCAAAGTCCAAAGATGCTAAATATGGTGGAAGATATGGAAGAGGAAGCCCGTGATAAGGATGTGTTCCAGTACAGTGACTATGCCACAGATGCCAACACTAAACTTCTTGATAAAAGTGAAATCAAGCAAGATAAACCGTACATTGTTAATTCCTTTAGCAGAAGAATGTCTATGAGGGGAGTCCTTGGACCCTCTGAAGACATGTTTGAGAAAGGTCAAGACGGGCAGTCTCCGCAGAAGCTTGTTGTCAAGGAAGAGTGCATTGAAACACATATTTTTGGAGAGACCCTTGCGCCTAACTCAGTACCTCTAAGTGAATCCTTTTTAGATCCTGATTCGGAAGGTAGTGGGGAGCGGAAGACCTGCCCTTACTGTCCTGCAGTGTTTGAGTCAGGTGTGGGATTATCCAATCACGTGAGAGGGCATCTTCATCGGGTTGGACTGAGTTACAATGCACGCCATGTGGTATCAAGGGAGCAAGTGGCTTCTCAAGATCGGAAGCCCCGCATCCGTCGAAAGATGGTCGCAATGCAACGACTGAAAAAAGGTACtaatttcctttatttttctATCTTATATTATATTTTGTTGCATGGATGGCTATATTCTGATCCTTCAATATAATGTTCAACAGT is part of the Salmo trutta chromosome 31, fSalTru1.1, whole genome shotgun sequence genome and encodes:
- the LOC115170003 gene encoding zinc finger protein 644-like produces the protein MSDLTGIDEEEKDADPMMDPLDLLQDPMRNQMPLFMEMLDRPQISPMRENSSVLDVLSNTNVLSVNGPSSHQIFESDEFNSLSTEKEEEKSITQLKTVQDIDTTGIWGFDVESSENSMDNYEGPLSWDPQREFMQFLWDNHDDSPVEEPPKADPPPNSQRRRKRKMDMVVMVDPSEELYSDLSLKSTKDIFDEEDQEDPVPLNKVQLLRKSSKPQSPTAKKAQYPNGTVEAIKQLIFSAPARNPHEQSVAHKLTPLNGKPQTDPCSEEEPLFFPCTKCNINFKEKNHLHRHMRTHTDPPSPINMPKPFICRECGQSFRFRNALLRHMTIHQERRERLMEEIKGMNELKDEGTDARLQCPQCAFGTNCPNTFIQHAKTHEKDKRYYDCKKCNYMAVTVFELERHMNKEHGLCKNQEEPLEKPSVLKSKEDDETHHSFSCNCCSYGTSSKNVFKNHLAIRHNQTYEEYEALQCRERKEYAQPPSEKHLPIRKPPVVDSFTSELTSKFSVKKQAFRKRTDSPCDSNDISDLFKKDKIVHRAQRGFKSQPTESKLDKSINNLLSRQRRDKQRNEKIDVTTGFSFIEDRNGDNNDHDFGRTLSGISENPNSSSNSHKCLLASKLENNILNSVCEKAVMKKSPSKRKMSTPYRNTVDQDSCFILPKNLQSPKMLNMVEDMEEEARDKDVFQYSDYATDANTKLLDKSEIKQDKPYIVNSFSRRMSMRGVLGPSEDMFEKGQDGQSPQKLVVKEECIETHIFGETLAPNSVPLSESFLDPDSEGSGERKTCPYCPAVFESGVGLSNHVRGHLHRVGLSYNARHVVSREQVASQDRKPRIRRKMVAMQRLKKAPKLGSEDSPVRGHSCPLCGDSFDNKTGLSNHVRGHLKRLGKTIATKSKSPMLLLRELMRDKREFQRALQILGKKRIPSHSRIPSKQAISNHLTPPKRNPIQNLYNNAKSLVPTYSLPGETLDKKQAETKLEVKGSLSSALIGILKKRKCQVDSKLRTSSLTARNALAVPPSTEHSRGAQVNSTLSNSTSEKGEFNRKVCVHCNATFHSGVSLSNHLRAYAKRKRTALLEGTTYDCKQRRQRSRPGSKKKTSPTTPHAPEEMYRLTCRFCDLVFQGPLSVQEDWIKHLQRHIMNTSVPHTGAGMREVTSLPKDPSFTTTERQTPSLATHTAS